One part of the Arabidopsis thaliana chromosome 1 sequence genome encodes these proteins:
- the CYP71B2 gene encoding cytochrome P450, family 71, subfamily B, polypeptide 2 (''cytochrome P450, family 71, subfamily B, polypeptide 2'' (CYP71B2); FUNCTIONS IN: electron carrier activity, monooxygenase activity, iron ion binding, oxygen binding, heme binding; INVOLVED IN: response to cyclopentenone, heat acclimation; EXPRESSED IN: 24 plant structures; EXPRESSED DURING: 13 growth stages; CONTAINS InterPro DOMAIN/s: Cytochrome P450 (InterPro:IPR001128), Cytochrome P450, E-class, group I (InterPro:IPR002401), Cytochrome P450, conserved site (InterPro:IPR017972); BEST Arabidopsis thaliana protein match is: cytochrome P450, family 71, subfamily B, polypeptide 20 (TAIR:AT3G26180.1); Has 33312 Blast hits to 33067 proteins in 1707 species: Archae - 47; Bacteria - 3450; Metazoa - 12035; Fungi - 6950; Plants - 9630; Viruses - 3; Other Eukaryotes - 1197 (source: NCBI BLink).) yields the protein MTILLCFFLVSLLTIVSSIFLKQNKTSKFNLPPSPSSLPIIGNLHHLAGLPHRCFHKLSIKYGPLVFLRLGSVPVVVISSSEAAEAVLKTNDLECCSRPKTVGSGKLSYGFKDITFAPYGEYWREVRKLAVIELFSSKKVQSFRYIREEEVDFVVKKVSESALKQSPVDLSKTFFSLTASIICRVALGQNFNESGFVIDQDRIEELVTESAEALGTFTFSDFFPGGLGRFVDWLFQRHKKINKVFKELDAFYQHVIDDHLKPEGRKNQDIVTLILDMIDKQEDSDSFKLNMDNLKAIVMDVFLAGIDTSAVTMIWAMTELIRNPRVMKKAQESIRTTLGLKKERITEEDLGKVEYLNHILKETFRLHPALPFVVPRETMSHIKIQGYDIPPKTQIQLNVWTIGRDPKRWNDPEEFNPERFANSSVDFRGQHFDLLPFGSGRRICPGMPMAIASVELALMNLLYYFDWSMPDGTKGEDIDMEEAGNISIVKKIPLQLVPVQRY from the exons atgacgatcttgctctgtttcttcttagTTTCACTTCTTACTATCGTATCATCAATCTTTCTTAAACAGAATAAAACCTCAAAATTCAATCTTCCCCCAAGCCCTTCAAGCCTTCCGATCATTGGAAACTTACACCATCTCGCAGGATTGCCTCACAGATGTTTTCATAAGCTCTCTATCAAATACGGACCCTTGGTCTTTCTTCGTCTCGGGTCTGTTCCGGTTGTTGTGATCTCATCGAGTGAAGCAGCTGAAGCAGTTCTCAAAACCAATGACTTGGAATGTTGCAGCCGACCAAAGACGGTGGGGAGCGGAAAACTCTCTTACGGTTTCAAAGACATCACTTTCGCACCATACGGTGAGTATTGGCGAGAAGTGCGAAAACTCGCGGTTATCGAGCTTTTTAGCTCTAAAAAGGTTCAATCTTTCAGGTATATAAGAGAGGAAGAGGTCGACTTCGTGGTCAAGAAAGTGTCAGAATCAGCTTTGAAGCAATCTCCTGTGGATTTAAGCAAAACCTTTTTCTCCCTCACCGCTAGTATCATTTGTAGAGTCGCCTTAGGACAGAATTTCAATGAAAGCGGCTTTGTTATCGATCAAGACAGGATCGAAGAACTTGTTACCGAATCAGCAGAAGCTCTAGGGACTTTCACTTTCTCTGACTTCTTCCCTGGTGGACTTGGAAGATTTGTAGATTGGTTGTTTCAACGACACAAGAAGATCAACAAAGTCTTTAAGGAACTTGATGCTTTTTATCAGCATGTGATTGATGATCACTTGAAGCCAGAGGGAAGAAAGAATCAAGATATTGTCACCTTGATTTTGGATATGATCGATAAACAAGAAGATTCAGATTCTTTCAAACTCAACATGGATAATCTCAAGGCAATTGTCATG GATGTATTTCTCGCGGGGATAGATACAAGCGCGGTAACAATGATTTGGGCGATGACAGAACTTATTAGAAACCCTAGAGTGATGAAGAAGGCTCAAGAAAGTATTCGAACCACTCTGGGTCTCAAGAAGGAAAGAATCACTGAAGAAGATTTAGGCAAAGTTGAGTATTTGAACCACATACTCAAGGAAACTTTTAGGTTACACCCGGCACTTCCATTTGTGGTGCCAAGGGAAACAATGTCTCACATCAAGATCCAAGGCTATGATATTCCACCGAAAACACAAATCCAGCTTAACGTGTGGACGATCGGACGTGACCCTAAGCGTTGGAATGACCCTGAAGAATTCAACCCTGAAAGGTTTGCAAATAGCTCTGTAGATTTTAGAGGACAACATTTTGACCTATTACCGTTTGGTTCTGGTCGAAGGATTTGTCCCGGAATGCCAATGGCGATTGCTAGTGTGGAACTAGCATTGATGAATTTgctttattattttgattggAGTATGCCTGATGGGACTAAAGGTGAAGACATTGATATGGAAGAAGCTGGTAATATCTCTATTGTCAAGAAAATACCTCTTCAACTTGTGCCTGTTCAACGTTATTGA
- the CYP71B2 gene encoding cytochrome P450, family 71, subfamily B, polypeptide 2 (''cytochrome P450, family 71, subfamily B, polypeptide 2'' (CYP71B2); FUNCTIONS IN: electron carrier activity, monooxygenase activity, iron ion binding, oxygen binding, heme binding; INVOLVED IN: response to cyclopentenone, heat acclimation; EXPRESSED IN: 24 plant structures; EXPRESSED DURING: 13 growth stages; CONTAINS InterPro DOMAIN/s: Cytochrome P450 (InterPro:IPR001128), Cytochrome P450, E-class, group I (InterPro:IPR002401), Cytochrome P450, conserved site (InterPro:IPR017972); BEST Arabidopsis thaliana protein match is: cytochrome P450, family 71, subfamily B, polypeptide 20 (TAIR:AT3G26180.1); Has 32035 Blast hits to 31943 proteins in 1691 species: Archae - 47; Bacteria - 3431; Metazoa - 11477; Fungi - 6850; Plants - 9043; Viruses - 3; Other Eukaryotes - 1184 (source: NCBI BLink).): protein MLQPTKDGGERKTLLRFQRHHFRTIRYIREEEVDFVVKKVSESALKQSPVDLSKTFFSLTASIICRVALGQNFNESGFVIDQDRIEELVTESAEALGTFTFSDFFPGGLGRFVDWLFQRHKKINKVFKELDAFYQHVIDDHLKPEGRKNQDIVTLILDMIDKQEDSDSFKLNMDNLKAIVMDVFLAGIDTSAVTMIWAMTELIRNPRVMKKAQESIRTTLGLKKERITEEDLGKVEYLNHILKETFRLHPALPFVVPRETMSHIKIQGYDIPPKTQIQLNVWTIGRDPKRWNDPEEFNPERFANSSVDFRGQHFDLLPFGSGRRICPGMPMAIASVELALMNLLYYFDWSMPDGTKGEDIDMEEAGNISIVKKIPLQLVPVQRY from the exons ATGTTGCAGCCGACCAAAGACGGTGGGGAGCGGAAAACTCTCTTACGGTTTCAAAGACATCACTTTCGCACCATACG GTATATAAGAGAGGAAGAGGTCGACTTCGTGGTCAAGAAAGTGTCAGAATCAGCTTTGAAGCAATCTCCTGTGGATTTAAGCAAAACCTTTTTCTCCCTCACCGCTAGTATCATTTGTAGAGTCGCCTTAGGACAGAATTTCAATGAAAGCGGCTTTGTTATCGATCAAGACAGGATCGAAGAACTTGTTACCGAATCAGCAGAAGCTCTAGGGACTTTCACTTTCTCTGACTTCTTCCCTGGTGGACTTGGAAGATTTGTAGATTGGTTGTTTCAACGACACAAGAAGATCAACAAAGTCTTTAAGGAACTTGATGCTTTTTATCAGCATGTGATTGATGATCACTTGAAGCCAGAGGGAAGAAAGAATCAAGATATTGTCACCTTGATTTTGGATATGATCGATAAACAAGAAGATTCAGATTCTTTCAAACTCAACATGGATAATCTCAAGGCAATTGTCATG GATGTATTTCTCGCGGGGATAGATACAAGCGCGGTAACAATGATTTGGGCGATGACAGAACTTATTAGAAACCCTAGAGTGATGAAGAAGGCTCAAGAAAGTATTCGAACCACTCTGGGTCTCAAGAAGGAAAGAATCACTGAAGAAGATTTAGGCAAAGTTGAGTATTTGAACCACATACTCAAGGAAACTTTTAGGTTACACCCGGCACTTCCATTTGTGGTGCCAAGGGAAACAATGTCTCACATCAAGATCCAAGGCTATGATATTCCACCGAAAACACAAATCCAGCTTAACGTGTGGACGATCGGACGTGACCCTAAGCGTTGGAATGACCCTGAAGAATTCAACCCTGAAAGGTTTGCAAATAGCTCTGTAGATTTTAGAGGACAACATTTTGACCTATTACCGTTTGGTTCTGGTCGAAGGATTTGTCCCGGAATGCCAATGGCGATTGCTAGTGTGGAACTAGCATTGATGAATTTgctttattattttgattggAGTATGCCTGATGGGACTAAAGGTGAAGACATTGATATGGAAGAAGCTGGTAATATCTCTATTGTCAAGAAAATACCTCTTCAACTTGTGCCTGTTCAACGTTATTGA
- the CYP71B28 gene encoding cytochrome P450, family 71, subfamily B, polypeptide 28 (''cytochrome P450, family 71, subfamily B, polypeptide 28'' (CYP71B28); FUNCTIONS IN: electron carrier activity, monooxygenase activity, iron ion binding, oxygen binding, heme binding; INVOLVED IN: oxidation reduction; EXPRESSED IN: 23 plant structures; EXPRESSED DURING: 13 growth stages; CONTAINS InterPro DOMAIN/s: Cytochrome P450 (InterPro:IPR001128), Cytochrome P450, E-class, group I (InterPro:IPR002401), Cytochrome P450, conserved site (InterPro:IPR017972); BEST Arabidopsis thaliana protein match is: Cytochrome P450 superfamily protein (TAIR:AT3G26830.1); Has 32313 Blast hits to 32069 proteins in 1664 species: Archae - 46; Bacteria - 2999; Metazoa - 11820; Fungi - 6857; Plants - 9495; Viruses - 0; Other Eukaryotes - 1096 (source: NCBI BLink).): MSVFLCFLCLLPLILIFLKNLKPSKWKLPPGPKKLPIIGNLHQRRELHPRNSRNLSEKYGPIVFLRYGFVPVVVISSKEAAEEVLKTHDLECCSRPETVGTRAISYNFKDIGFAPYGEDWRTMRKLSVVELFSSKKLQSFRYIREEENDLCVKKLSDLASRRSLVNLEKTLFTLVGSIVCRIGFGINLRECEFVDEDSIDDLVHKSEDVIRNSIFSDFFPGLMGRLIEWIFSERKRLNRLYSEVDTFFQNILDDHLKPGRESSDIIDVMIDMMKKQEKEGDSFKFTTDHLKGMISVNL, translated from the coding sequence ATGTCAgtcttcctctgtttcctctgcCTCTTACCCCTTATCTTAATCTTCTTGAAAAATCTCAAACCATCGAAATGGAAGCTTCCTCCAGGCCCAAAGAAGCTTCCGATCATCGGGAACTTACACCAACGCCGGGAATTACATCCCAGGAACAGTCGGAATCTTTCCGAAAAGTACGGACCAATCGTGTTTCTCCGATACGGATTCGTCCCCGTGGTCGTGATCTCGTCAAAAGAAGCAGCAGAGGAAGTTCTCAAGACCCACGATCTTGAGTGTTGTAGCCGACCAGAGACGGTTGGGACCAGAGCAATCTCTTACAACTTTAAAGACATCGGATTCGCACCGTACGGTGAAGATTGGAGAACGATGCGGAAGCTCTCGGTGGTCGAGCTCTTCAGCTCGAAAAAGCTTCAATCTTTCAGGTATAtcagagaggaagagaacGACTTGTGTGTCAAGAAACTCTCTGATTTAGCTTCGAGACGATCTTTGGTGAATCTTGAGAAAACCCTTTTTACTTTAGTCGGAAGTATAGTGTGTAGGATAGGGTTTGGGATAAATCTCCGTGAGTGTGAGTTCGTTGATGAAGATAGCATCGATGATCTTGTGCACAAGTCTGAAGATGTCATAAGGAATTCTATCTTCTCTGATTTCTTTCCCGGATTAATGGGTAGGCTCATCGAGTGGATCTTCAGTGAGAGGAAGAGATTGAATAGACTTTACTCGGAAGTAGACACTTTCTTTCAGAATATTCTTGATGATCATCTCAAGCCTGGAAGAGAGAGCTCTGATATCATCGATGTGATGATTGatatgatgaagaagcaagagaaagagGGAGACTCTTTCAAGTTCACCACTGATCATCTCAAAGGGATGATCTCGGTAAATCTATAA
- the CYP71B28 gene encoding cytochrome P450, family 71, subfamily B, polypeptide 28, whose amino-acid sequence MSVFLCFLCLLPLILIFLKNLKPSKWKLPPGPKKLPIIGNLHQRRELHPRNSRNLSEKYGPIVFLRYGFVPVVVISSKEAAEEVLKTHDLECCSRPETVGTRAISYNFKDIGFAPYGEDWRTMRKLSVVELFSSKKLQSFRYIREEENDLCVKKLSDLASRRSLVNLEKTLFTLVGSIVCRIGFGINLRECEFVDEDSIDDLVHKSEDVIRNSIFSDFFPGLMGRLIEWIFSERKRLNRLYSEVDTFFQNILDDHLKPGRESSDIIDVMIDMMKKQEKEGDSFKFTTDHLKGMISDIFLAGVGTSSTTLIWAMTELIRNPRVMKKVQDEIRTTLGDKKERITEEDLNQLHYFKLMVKEIFRLHPAAPLLLPRETLSHVKIQGYDIPAKTQIMINAYAIARDPKLWTNPDEFNPDRFLDSSIDYRGLNFELLPFGSGRRICPGMTMGIAIVELGLLNLLYFFDWGLPEKEEAKEIITGNEVALDLVQVFLH is encoded by the exons ATGTCAgtcttcctctgtttcctctgcCTCTTACCCCTTATCTTAATCTTCTTGAAAAATCTCAAACCATCGAAATGGAAGCTTCCTCCAGGCCCAAAGAAGCTTCCGATCATCGGGAACTTACACCAACGCCGGGAATTACATCCCAGGAACAGTCGGAATCTTTCCGAAAAGTACGGACCAATCGTGTTTCTCCGATACGGATTCGTCCCCGTGGTCGTGATCTCGTCAAAAGAAGCAGCAGAGGAAGTTCTCAAGACCCACGATCTTGAGTGTTGTAGCCGACCAGAGACGGTTGGGACCAGAGCAATCTCTTACAACTTTAAAGACATCGGATTCGCACCGTACGGTGAAGATTGGAGAACGATGCGGAAGCTCTCGGTGGTCGAGCTCTTCAGCTCGAAAAAGCTTCAATCTTTCAGGTATAtcagagaggaagagaacGACTTGTGTGTCAAGAAACTCTCTGATTTAGCTTCGAGACGATCTTTGGTGAATCTTGAGAAAACCCTTTTTACTTTAGTCGGAAGTATAGTGTGTAGGATAGGGTTTGGGATAAATCTCCGTGAGTGTGAGTTCGTTGATGAAGATAGCATCGATGATCTTGTGCACAAGTCTGAAGATGTCATAAGGAATTCTATCTTCTCTGATTTCTTTCCCGGATTAATGGGTAGGCTCATCGAGTGGATCTTCAGTGAGAGGAAGAGATTGAATAGACTTTACTCGGAAGTAGACACTTTCTTTCAGAATATTCTTGATGATCATCTCAAGCCTGGAAGAGAGAGCTCTGATATCATCGATGTGATGATTGatatgatgaagaagcaagagaaagagGGAGACTCTTTCAAGTTCACCACTGATCATCTCAAAGGGATGATCTCG GACATATTTCTAGCAGGAGTTGGAACAAGCTCCACTACATTGATATGGGCGATGACCGAGCTGATCAGAAACCCgagagtgatgaagaaagttCAAGACGAGATTCGGACAACACTTGGGGACAAGAAGGAGAGAATCACAGAAGAAGATTTAAACCAGCTTCACTACTTCAAGCTCATGGTCAAAGAGATATTCAGGTTACATCCAGCAGCTCCACTTTTGCTCCCAAGAGAGACATTGTCTCATGTCAAGATCCAAGGCTACGATATTCCTGCTAAAACACAGATCATGATCAACGCTTACGCGATTGCACGTGATCCAAAACTATGGACAAACCCTGATGAGTTTAACCCTGATAGGTTCCTTGACAGCTCCATAGATTACAGAGGACTGAACTTTGAGCTATTACCGTTTGGATCTGGTAGGAGGATATGTCCAGGGATGACAATGGGGATCGCCATTGTTGAATTGGGACTATTGAATTTGCTTTACTTCTTCGACTGGGGGCTAccagagaaggaagaagccAAGGAGATCATCACCGGGAATGAAGTTGCTCTTGACCTTGTTCAAGTTTTTCTCCActga